The genomic interval TTGGACATATCAATATCGCATTGTCATATTCTATAACTAACATGTCTTTCAGCCCTTCTACGACTATCAGTCTTTCTTTACGGTTAGTGCATACTAACGTGTTTTGCGTATTGTACAGCATCACATTTCCTATCACTGTGTTTTTTTGACTATCTTGGGGAAGGTGTTCATGCAAAGCGTTCCAAGTACCTAAATCACTCCAACCAAAGTCCACAGGAATTACATACACATTATCCGCATGCTCCATGATGCCATTATCAATCGAGATGTTCAAACAGTGTTGATAAACATCATATATAAGTTGAGGTTCTAATTGCGTTCCTAATTTGTGGGATATACTTTCAAAACTGCTATGCATTTCAGGAAGGTACTGTTTGAAGGCTTGTAACCAAGTAGATACACTTGCGATAAAAATTCCACTATTCCATAAAAAGTCTCCTGATTGAACAAATGTTTTGGCTAATTCTATGTTAGGTTTTTCGGTAAAGGTTTTTACTTTGAAGGCTCCCTCATTGCTTTGTTTTTGAATATATTGTATGTAACCATATCCTGTATTGGGATGAGTGGGCTGTATGCCCATTGTAATTAAGTAAGGTTTTTTTTCAGCCAATTCTAGGGCTTTAATAATAGTTTGTGCGTACTTTTGTTCGTTAGTAATGAGGTGGTCAGCAGGGCAAATGACAACATTTGCATCAGGATTTTTTTTGTTAATCTTGAACAGACCATAAGCTGCGCAAGGTGCTGTGTTTCTACCAAAAGGTTCTAATAAAATTTGTTCTTTGGGAATCTGGGGAATTTGTTGGGTTACTAAATCCAAGTAGCTGCGATGAGTAACAATGTAAATGTTAGAAAGAGAAGTATGAAGTTGAACACGTTCAAAAGTTTGCTGTAAAAGCGTTTTACCTATATTGAGTATGTCTAAAAATTGTTTGGGGTGGTGATTTCTGCTCATGGGCCAAAAACGGCTACCTATGCCCCCTGCCATTAGAATACAGTACGAGTTAGCATTCATTTATGCGCAAAAGTACACTTTATAAGAAAATAAAAGAAAAAATAATCTGTCATACAGGACTTAGTTGTACAAACCTTGTACTTTTGTATTATGAAAATAGCCATTATTGCAGGGGAGGCATCGGGAGATTTACACGGTAGCAACCTTATGCGCGCTATGCGTACTTTACACAATGACCTTCATTTTGTAGGCATAGGTGGGGATAAGATGATTGCTCAAGGTTTAGAACCTATTCGGCATATTACTCAAACTAATTTTATGGGGTTTTGGGAAGTAGCTAAAAACATAAAAACTATTCAAAAAATGATACAGGACACTCAACAAATGTTGCTTAAACATCGCCCTGATGCTATTATCTTAATTGACTATCCAGGATTTAACTTACGTATGGCTAAATTTGCTTATCAACATGGTATAAAAGTTTTGTACTACATCAGCCCACAGTTATGGGCATGGAAAAAAGGTAGAATTAAAATTATCCAAAAATATGTCCATAAAATGTACGTTATTTTTCCATTTGAAAAAGAGTTTTACAAAAGAGAAGCAAATATTGAGGTGGAATTTGTAGGTCATCCTCTTTTAGATGCTTTGTGTGAATTTGAAGTTAATCCAAATTTTAGGCAAGAGTATCAACTTTCCCAAAAGCCTATTGTAGCTATTTTGCCTGGTAGCCGCAAACAAGAAATAAAAAACATGCTGCCTACGCTTTTGAGTATAGTAAGTAAATTTCCAGAATATCAGTTTGTAATTGCTGCCGCTAACACTGTGGATAAAAACTATATCCAAGAATTTGTGTCTCCAACCTTGAATGTGCCTGTTATACAAGGTCAAACGTACCAAGTTTTAGCGCATGCATACATAGCAATCGTCAAATCAGGGACCTCTACTTTAGAAACGGCTTTATTTAATGTGCCCGAAGTAGTTGTGTACAAAGGAAGTTGGCTTTCCTATCAAATTGGTAAACGCTTAATTAACAAAAAAATGATAAAGTATATTTCTATCGTCAATCTTATCATGGATAAAGCTGTTGTACCTGAATTGATACAAAAAGAATGTAACACAACAAACTTAATTCAAGCCCTGCACAAGCTAACTGATAGTTCATACAGAGCAAAAATGCAAAATGATTTTTTGGAACTACGAAAAAAGCTTGGTCAGGCAGGCGCGTCGCAAAGGTGTGCGCTGTCTATGCTACAAGAGATAACTAAAAAATAATGGCTTTACACTTTTACACCTGAATACAACAAACTAATAAGGTTGCATCATCGTTAGGTTTGCATTCATTTTGAAAATTATTCCAATCTGCCAATATGGTTTGTTTGAGTAATTCAGGATTATTCGGACCATTGTAGTTTTTGACTACGGTTATTAAGTTTTCTATCTCATACATTTTTTGTTGAGTGTTGAGCGCTTCGCTAATTCCATCTGTGTAAAGTACCAAAAAGCTAGATTCTTGTAATTTTTCTCTACCTGTTTGAATGGTAAGTTCTGTAAAAGAACCTAAAACAGTAGTTCCTTTTTGTAGAAGTTTAATTTTTTTTCCCATTTTGAGTATGGGATAAGGATGCCCACAATTGATGTAGTAAAGTTCTTTTTTACGTAAATCTAGTTTAGCAATAAACAAGCTCAAAAAACGCTCATGGTTGCTAAGCTCTATGATAAGTCTATTTAAGTTTTTTACAATGTTAGAAAGCGAAGCATGAGCAGTAATGAAAGACCGCAAGATAGCTTGTAAGTTAGCCATCATAATCGCCGCAGAAATGCCTTTTCCTGCTACGTCCGCAATAATAATGTAGTACTCATGCTCTGTATAAGCAACAACATCATAAAAATCACCACTTACATAAATATAAGGCTGATTAAAAGCAGATATGGCTAACGTAGAAGTGTTAGGTAGGAATCTGGGCAATATATTCTTTTGGATACTACCTGCTACTCGTAGTTCTCTTTTAAGAGCTTCTTGTTCAATTTGTTGAGTGATTAACTCTTTCAGTGCTAATTTTGAAAGGAGTATATTAAACAAAGTTTTGACAAAAGTAAGATTGCTTTCTTTCAAATGTGTGGGAATATCTTTTTGAGAAACAAATATTGCAGCATCATGTTCCGTAGCGTTAGAAAGAGTAATTAAGTTTTCTGCATTTAAAAAGGCTTGCAAAGACGATAAATTTAGATGGCTTGAAGTAAAATTCTCTATTTCTTGTTTGTCCTTGTTAAATCCGTAGATAATCGGACAAGTCCATTTTTGGTTTTGTTTGAGAATAAGACAAACTTTTTCTACTCCGAAGTATGCTCTCAAGCAGAGCTCAAAGATACGAACTAACTGCTCGGGACTTTCTTTGATTACTTTTTGGTTAAGCATCTGTACCATTTCTAACAGCGTGTCCAGCTGCTGCTTTTTCAGAGATAGCTCCTGTGCAAGGTCAGTAGAATTATCTACAAGCATTGGTACAAAGCTATAAAATAAAATGACAAATACACTCATAAAATTGATATTTTTGTACAACCATGAATTTTGTTCAATTTTTAGAAAAGCGCAGAGCAGATTGGATTAAATTAGAGGAACTCACTCAAAAAGCTAATTCCAGAATTGAACTGAATGAAGTTGAAATTCAAGAGCTGACACACTTGTACCGTGCTACTACCGCAGATTATGCATACGCCGTAGCTAACTTTCCCAATGAGCGCATTACATTGTATTTAGGTCGCTTAATTAGTGAGGCTCACGGAGTTATTTATCAAATCCCAAGATTAAGTTGGTTCAAGATTAAGCAGTTTTTTTTATACTCGGGTCCGCAATTGTTTAGAATATACAGAGTTTATTTATGGATATCTGGGGCTATTTTTATGGTATTTGCGGCGTTAGGTTTTTGGGCATGTACATTTAATAAAAACTACGAAAAACGCATTTTAACTGCTGAATATGTTCAAATGACAGAAAAAAATATCAAAAATAAAAAGCCTTTTAATGTATATGCAGACAATTACAAGCTTTCAACCTTTGCCCAAATCATGTTTAATAATATTGCTGTACTTTTGAAAGGTTTCATTTTAGGTTTGACAGCTTGCTTAGGGACACTGTACCTTTTAATACATAATGCAATTATGATAGGATGCTTTTTTCATATTTTTTACAGACATGGGATTATTACAGACTTTTGGTTTACTATAATGGTACATGGCACGATTGAACTGACAATGGTTGTCTTTGGTTGTGGAATTGGGTTCATGTTAGGTTGGAAAGTGTTGTTTCCTGGGACTTATACGCGCAGAGATATATTTCGCAAACATGGATTTGATGCTATAAAAATGGCTGTTATTTGTGCCTTTTGGTTAGTAATAGCAGGTTTTTTAGAATCTTTTGTAACGGGCTTATTTGCAAAAGGTTTAGTGGAATATCGCCCTTTTTCGGGAGCTATTATACTGCTTTCTGCGGTAGGAATGTACTT from Bacteroidia bacterium carries:
- the lpxB gene encoding lipid-A-disaccharide synthase, whose translation is MKIAIIAGEASGDLHGSNLMRAMRTLHNDLHFVGIGGDKMIAQGLEPIRHITQTNFMGFWEVAKNIKTIQKMIQDTQQMLLKHRPDAIILIDYPGFNLRMAKFAYQHGIKVLYYISPQLWAWKKGRIKIIQKYVHKMYVIFPFEKEFYKREANIEVEFVGHPLLDALCEFEVNPNFRQEYQLSQKPIVAILPGSRKQEIKNMLPTLLSIVSKFPEYQFVIAAANTVDKNYIQEFVSPTLNVPVIQGQTYQVLAHAYIAIVKSGTSTLETALFNVPEVVVYKGSWLSYQIGKRLINKKMIKYISIVNLIMDKAVVPELIQKECNTTNLIQALHKLTDSSYRAKMQNDFLELRKKLGQAGASQRCALSMLQEITKK
- a CDS encoding stage II sporulation protein M, which translates into the protein MNFVQFLEKRRADWIKLEELTQKANSRIELNEVEIQELTHLYRATTADYAYAVANFPNERITLYLGRLISEAHGVIYQIPRLSWFKIKQFFLYSGPQLFRIYRVYLWISGAIFMVFAALGFWACTFNKNYEKRILTAEYVQMTEKNIKNKKPFNVYADNYKLSTFAQIMFNNIAVLLKGFILGLTACLGTLYLLIHNAIMIGCFFHIFYRHGIITDFWFTIMVHGTIELTMVVFGCGIGFMLGWKVLFPGTYTRRDIFRKHGFDAIKMAVICAFWLVIAGFLESFVTGLFAKGLVEYRPFSGAIILLSAVGMYFYFGRLSRKSLSPTWFV
- a CDS encoding mannose-1-phosphate guanylyltransferase — encoded protein: MNANSYCILMAGGIGSRFWPMSRNHHPKQFLDILNIGKTLLQQTFERVQLHTSLSNIYIVTHRSYLDLVTQQIPQIPKEQILLEPFGRNTAPCAAYGLFKINKKNPDANVVICPADHLITNEQKYAQTIIKALELAEKKPYLITMGIQPTHPNTGYGYIQYIQKQSNEGAFKVKTFTEKPNIELAKTFVQSGDFLWNSGIFIASVSTWLQAFKQYLPEMHSSFESISHKLGTQLEPQLIYDVYQHCLNISIDNGIMEHADNVYVIPVDFGWSDLGTWNALHEHLPQDSQKNTVIGNVMLYNTQNTLVCTNRKERLIVVEGLKDMLVIEYDNAILICPKSAEQHIRHIVNDLKSLNKTDYI
- a CDS encoding PP2C family protein-serine/threonine phosphatase translates to MLVDNSTDLAQELSLKKQQLDTLLEMVQMLNQKVIKESPEQLVRIFELCLRAYFGVEKVCLILKQNQKWTCPIIYGFNKDKQEIENFTSSHLNLSSLQAFLNAENLITLSNATEHDAAIFVSQKDIPTHLKESNLTFVKTLFNILLSKLALKELITQQIEQEALKRELRVAGSIQKNILPRFLPNTSTLAISAFNQPYIYVSGDFYDVVAYTEHEYYIIIADVAGKGISAAIMMANLQAILRSFITAHASLSNIVKNLNRLIIELSNHERFLSLFIAKLDLRKKELYYINCGHPYPILKMGKKIKLLQKGTTVLGSFTELTIQTGREKLQESSFLVLYTDGISEALNTQQKMYEIENLITVVKNYNGPNNPELLKQTILADWNNFQNECKPNDDATLLVCCIQV